The Herminiimonas arsenitoxidans sequence CGTATCAATAGCGCAAAAGACGATGCTGCAGGCTTGGCAATTTCCGATCGTATGACCAGCCAGATCAATGGTTTGAACCAGGCTGCACGTAACGCCAACGACGGCATTTCGCTGGCACAAACGGCTGAAGGTGCACTCGGTCAGGCAACGGATTTGCTGCAACGTATCCGCACATTGGCAGTACAGTCTGCAAATGCTTCCAACAGCGCAAGTGATCGCGGCGCATTGCAAAATGAAGTAACACAATTGGTTGGCGAATATGACCGTCTTGCTACACAAACCCAGTTCAATGGCCAAAACGTGCTGGATGGCTCGTTTGCTAATGCAAATTTCCAAATCGGCGCCAATGCCAACCAAACCATCGGCGTACAAATCGGTGACTCGCGCTCCAGCGCAGTCGGCAACAAAACAGCTGCTGCAAGTATATTTGCCCCTACCACCGTGGCTAGTACGGGCCTGACAATCAATGGTCAAAGTGTCGCCACTACTGGCACAACATCTAAAGCAAAAGTTGATGCAATCAATGCACAATCAGGAATAACTGGCGTCACCGCATCGCAATCTGGCAACTTTAGCATCGGCGCGGCCATCACTGGCACCACAGCAATTGCAGCTGGCGACATCACCATCAATGGTGTCCAGCTTGGTGCGGTTAGTGGCGGAGCAAATGCATCAGCACAAGCGACTAATGTTGCAGCTGCCATCAATGCAAAAACTGGCTCGACCGGCGTCACTGCTACTATTGGCGATGGCTCAAACGGCGGCGCGGCTAACGCTATCATCCTCAGCAATACTACGGGTGCGGCAATTTCGGTCGGTCTTGGTAGCACAGCAACTGCCGCTGCCGCTGGCCTGACTGCTGGCACCACTGCTGCAGGCGAGAACGGCAAAATCACTCTGTCGACTGACTTGAACGGTAGTATCGCTATCGGTGGGACCGCTGCGGCAGCTGGAAGTATAGGTTTCGCGACGGGCACGATCACCACCGACACAAATC is a genomic window containing:
- a CDS encoding flagellin N-terminal helical domain-containing protein — its product is MAAVINTNVSSLNAQRNLTTSQSSLATSLQRLSSGLRINSAKDDAAGLAISDRMTSQINGLNQAARNANDGISLAQTAEGALGQATDLLQRIRTLAVQSANASNSASDRGALQNEVTQLVGEYDRLATQTQFNGQNVLDGSFANANFQIGANANQTIGVQIGDSRSSAVGNKTAAASIFAPTTVASTGLTINGQSVATTGTTSKAKVDAINAQSGITGVTASQSGNFSIGAAITGTTAIAAGDITINGVQLGAVSGGANASAQATNVAAAINAKTGSTGVTATIGDGSNGGAANAIILSNTTGAAISVGLGSTATAAAAGLTAGTTAAGENGKITLSTDLNGSIAIGGTAAAAGSIGFATGTITTDTNLLSSISISTDTGAQNALLVVDAALSAVSSTRAQLGAVQNRFTSVVASLGTTSENLNAARSRILDADFASETANLTRGQILQQAGTAMLAQANSLPNGVLALLRG